ACTGCACAAAGCATTATGGAAGCTAAGAGTTGTTGTTCACATTTTCTCCTAGTTACGGCCAGCTGTATGTGATGTATCTGAAACATCACTCCAGAACTACCAACAGCCCTTGTGCAGAGGTGGTTCTCTATCACCTACCCAGGTACCTCGTACATTTCATATACAATGTTCCTAACCCTAAAATCCATCCTACACTACCCTAAAAACATCCTGCTACTATCATATCATCATAACATGCAGAGTTATTTCTCTTGACTGGAGTCATTCATTTTATTGCTCCCTGTCttcactgttgaaatgttgtttGCAGGGAGGGATCCTGTAAGAAGACCAATGTATTAAAACTCAATACCACGGGCAAGTTTGCCCTGAACGTGGTAGATAACTTGGTGGTGGTCCATCATCAAAGCTCTCAGGTGAGTCATGCATCAGAGCCCTCAGGGCATCAGAACCCTTTGTCAGAGCTCTTTGTCAGAACCCTCAGCTGAGGGTCCTTTGCGCTGAGGTGGTACATCAGCCATTCAGTCCTAATTGAATCTAGATTATGTTCTTTATTCCAGACCTCCATTATATTTGACATCAAGTTGCGGGAGCCAGACTGTGCCCTGAATGTCCACCAGCCAGTGCTGCCTGCTCGTTCCATCCACCCGTACAGAATCCCCCTCACAGGTACCATGCCGGCCCTAACCACCTGCTTGGGTGTTTTAGTtactgactgcctgtctgtgacttcagccGGGCCGCCACGTCACAGTTTGGTGTCATTTCtgaaagaataaataaataaaatcagtaCAATTTTCCCTTATGGTCGGAAGCCAACTGTCCCTCTTCCTGTACCCACAGGTCCAGCTGCCGTCCCCACCCAGCCCCCTGTGCCCTGTGAGCTCTGTATCCTTTTTGGAGCGTCATCTGCTATATAATCGGCCGCAACGCTGGTCAGAATGCCGTTGTGTTGGCCAGCATGGAGATGGTAAGTGGTGGTTTTACCGGGAGAGAAAAGAAACAGGCTTTCCTTGACCTTCAGACTCCTCATCTTGGAGCGTCTTTCAACCGGACATAATCATCAGTGCAAGCGAAGGTGAGTGAAAGCAGTCACACGTCTGACCCTTGCCCACTACCTACCTGCAAATGTCTGTGTTCATCTGGACCATGGGCCTTCACTGGCCCTCGACCCCTCATGTGGCTCTGAAAAGATGAGACGGGTGTGTTGTAATGTGGTAGAACCACCACCGGTAGGCCAAACAGAATGCTTGGCACGTTGCTTGCACCCATCCGGAACTCTTGGCTAAAACGTGTGTTTTCCAGGTGAGATTGAGGGTCTCCCTGATAGGTGCCTGACCTGTGCTTGGTCCTCCCCCTTCTTCAGGGTATCTGTGGTATCTGCAGGTGAGGCTCCCCCCGGCTGTCAACCTCCTGCCAGACAAGGGAAAGCTGATGGACTTCCTTCTGCGGAGACGAGACTGCAAGATGGTcatcctgtctgtgtgttcccaAAGTAAGAGTGCCCTGTGAAACCATTTAGGAGACACTACGTTTGTGGTTTCTGAAGCAAGCAAACCCTAATCAAATAGGAAGTGGAGGTTGTATGTTATTAGTGAACCCTAAAGCCCGTTTAATAGCGTCgaatctctctctgtgtgtgtcagtgctcAACGGGGGGGGTAAGGTGAACTTGCCTGTGGTTGCCACAGTCTTCGACAAACTCAACCAGGTCTACAAAGAGTATCTTGAGGCGGAGCAGACCTACACATTGGTAAGTACGGTCTACAGGGACACGGCAATGGCTAAACTTCATGCTGCTCCAGATAGCACTGTCTGGACACTGACTGAAATGCCACACTTCCCAGTTGCGTCCAGTTAGTAGTTATGACGTAGTCTGGACACACCAAGGAGAGTCAAAGATCAGGATCCGACACGACCCCGCTCAACAGCTCTGCTTACTTAATTTAAATGATGTCTGTGACTAGATCATTCTAGATCAGGGCTGTAGCCCACTAACTTGTCCTTTGGGGTAATGTCCCCCTCCCCAGGCTATGGAGTCTGGTCCCAGTCGAGGCAGCGCACCTCGGGAGAGGCCCGTCCGGACACAGGCGGTTATCGACCAGTCAGACATGTACACCCATGTTCTGTCCACCTTCACGGAGAATAAGGTGATGAAGGCAAAAAGCGCATTTCAAATGGCTGccttttttttcccttctctGAATGGTTTTGTGTCCTCCACTGCTGACAGGACGTGTATGTTCTCTCACCCATCCGACAGGACATGTCTCACAGATGTATGATCGCAGTGCTGATGGAGTACATACGCTCCCTCAACCAGTTCCAGATCACTGTGCAGGTGCTTAGTAACCCTTGGGGCTGTATCATCATCTATTCTGgattttctggttttatttttgagattaatttattttcttttttttaaagtgccATACTGGAAATATGAGTTTTGTCTGTTTTATCCTGTTTGCTCCTCAGCATTATCTGTATGAGCTGGTCATTAAGACGCTGGTTCAACACAACCTGTTCTACATGCTCCACCAGTTCCTACAATATCATGTTCTTAGTGACTCCAAACCCCTGGTGAGTCACACCTAGTTGAACTATTTCAATGCTATCTGCTCTTATAGTCatacaaatgtatacaaaagTATTCAGTTGATGTCAGAGGATAGCGAGCTGACATGGCTACAGACACTACCGAACAGATCCAGTTCAAATACACGTTAAACTACTTGAAtcaattttctttgttttctttctggtGCGCTGGAAACATCTAAAATAATTTAGACTTGGGTTTGACCTGGGTATTTTTTCGTGCGTGATATGTATATCCAATATACGTCTGGGAATCTGCATCTATCCTGCCTGTAATCCCGTTTTGTCCCAGCAGTGTGTTGTAAAGGGCACATTTTGAGACTAATAATGGTTGCTTATTTACTTTTGTTACTGTGGGATCTCTactgtttgtttaattaatgtAATCTGTACTGTCTCCTTTTATAAGGCCTGTTTGTTGCTGTCTCTAGAAAGCACATACCCCCCTGCTCACCAGCTGTCCCTGGACATGTTAAAGGTAGGAGACACGCCTCAGACATGTGTGCCAATGACTATCACACAGAACATACTAAGAATCACAGATTGTATTTCAATAGGTCCCATTTGAAATTCTCGTCCGTAGCCAATTATTGGACAAACAGCACCTTGCTAACTTCAGTCAATGTGATATTCTAGACCTTTAATGTCACTGTCTGCTCGTGCATTATAGAAGTCTGCATCATCAGATTACTTCGTATTTGGCATGCTGATCTATAACGTGACACATCAACATGTTTGACAGAGGTTGTCCACGGCCAACGATGAGATTGTGGAGGTGCTGCTGTCCAAGCAGCAGGTGCTGGGTGCTCTGCGCTTCATCCGTAGTGTGGGTGGCCACGACAACATTTCTGCTCGCAAGTTCCTGGACGCCGCGCGTCAGACGGCTGACCAGATGCTCTTCTACACCATCTTCAGGTTCTTTGAGCAGAGAAACCTTCGTCTGCGGGGCAGCCCCGGCTTCAACCCAGGTGAGGGGATACCGGGACATTTGGACGGAAGCGGAAACTTGCCTCCATTTCCCCTTGTGAACAGACCCTCATAAGAGAACGTCCTTGCGTAGGAGTCGCGTTGTCATAGGTCAGATTGCTTGATCTGTCCACACCAGTCGGTCGAAGGACCAGTGTAAACCCtgtgtttttgccggactgcataagcggagccggctaaaaagagcgaatgtctcttactgactgactgactgaatgaatgactgactgactgccccttgttatagcatagtggttagagctGTGGACCTGCAACTaataggtcccgcgttcgaGTCTTGTTACAGTGAAAGCAAAttgtgcattaggatttgttacagagaacttcactggctacaaccttcagtagctgctttatagtaagcctaaaataaaactgtgcaTGGCtttattgcgactatttctggtggatttctgcgtccgtgcatgatttttggggtaatatagactaAATAAAAATCCCTTGGCCAGTAAAcgagtctcgctagaaattgctcaaatcttatgactattccaagtagtaagttagatacaaTTAGTCTATTACTGGcaaattagctgttaaaatggacagtggcaaaagccatgcagttcatagatgctattggtggtggaggtaaacttaagaaacgttattcagtttaacacaatactcAATGGTGTATAGCGAAATATTCCAACATGATCTAAAGTCCAGATGCTATACCAACACTGGACATGCGTATAGCATCATGGTTTAGTGATTAAAGACAGCCACTCATGTGGGAGATCcgggttcgaatccagtgagggcaacaacgtTTGTCACTTAtaattgtgggctggctgaactaggcttgcctggttccttttctggttacaGCTCTATTCTGACTCTGACTTTTTGTAGTGAATGAAGAGAACATATGCTGGCTCAACAATGTGGCTGAGATGTTGGTAATGCTGATTGTTGTCAATAATGAATGAGTGAGTGCCCTGTGTCGGATTCATATTTGATAACTTTGCCCCAAATAGGTGGTCAGGTTAAGCCAGGAACAATAGGTACATGTTTATATGTGCTGAAGCTAGCTGGAGGGAATGTCACCAGTAGGCTAAACTGGCCATGCTGGCTACAGCAATACCTCTTAATGTGCTACTAAGATTAGGATTACATGTTAATTGCATGTTACTatgttgtatgttgttgttaatgATAACACCCAAAAGAATGTAAGCGTTTATCATGAATGATTTTTGTTGCAACAAGGACATAACCCTGAACTTCTGTGTTATGGAGCGATTATCAGGCGATCAATTATGGTCACAATTAAGAGCAGCTGGCAATAATCTGGTGGCCTATTTCATTCGCAATAGCCCCGGTGAGCTAACCTGCCTGCTGTTTTTGTGTGCTTGCCTTTCCGTTCTGCTAATACatggaaatgtataaaatatggACAAACAGTATCAATGCTAAAAACATAGCCAACATGTATGTAAATACACCTGGGAATGAATGGCTCCTCCATAAAGGAATATCTTGTACATTAAGAGCTGATTTCAGAGACACAGGTTAAGTCTATTCTAGGACTGAAATAATCAAGATCAATAGAGTAGCTTTGAactgtctgtgaaaccggcccaaTATGACTATACAGTAAATAAATGACTCCACACATCAGCTAGTGGAACGCAATGACTGACCTTGAACCTTTGACCTAATACGCTGTTTTGATTGTCCAATAGGTGAGCACTGTGAGGAACACATTGTATACTTCAAGCAAGTTTTTGGGGAGCAAGCACTCATGAAGCCAGCTACAGTTTGAGTTGTCACATATTTCATGTTTTCCTCAAGCC
The Esox lucius isolate fEsoLuc1 chromosome 21, fEsoLuc1.pri, whole genome shotgun sequence DNA segment above includes these coding regions:
- the rmc1 gene encoding regulator of MON1-CCZ1 complex, with amino-acid sequence MLIMSEEHYLELCENPVQFENASSVNNVFFDEANKQVFAVRSGGATGVVVKGPDDKSSVAFRMDDKGEVKCIKFSIGNKILAVQRTPKSVDFINFMPDFPHLEFSQECKTKNASVLGFCWTNWNEIVFITDQGIEFYQVLPDKRSLKLLKSQSINVNWYMYCPETAVILLSTTVQGNVLQPFAFKSGTMSKMSKFEIELPVVPKPAKLSLSERDIAVATIYGQLYVMYLKHHSRTTNSPCAEVVLYHLPREGSCKKTNVLKLNTTGKFALNVVDNLVVVHHQSSQTSIIFDIKLREPDCALNVHQPVLPARSIHPYRIPLTGPAAVPTQPPVPCELYSSSWSVFQPDIIISASEGYLWYLQVRLPPAVNLLPDKGKLMDFLLRRRDCKMVILSVCSQMLNGGGKVNLPVVATVFDKLNQVYKEYLEAEQTYTLAMESGPSRGSAPRERPVRTQAVIDQSDMYTHVLSTFTENKDMSHRCMIAVLMEYIRSLNQFQITVQHYLYELVIKTLVQHNLFYMLHQFLQYHVLSDSKPLACLLLSLESTYPPAHQLSLDMLKRLSTANDEIVEVLLSKQQVLGALRFIRSVGGHDNISARKFLDAARQTADQMLFYTIFRFFEQRNLRLRGSPGFNPGEHCEEHIVYFKQVFGEQALMKPATV